From Deferrisoma camini S3R1, the proteins below share one genomic window:
- the cysD gene encoding sulfate adenylyltransferase subunit CysD, with translation MTEILVNRYAHLRKLENTSVHILREAYANFKNLCMLWSIGKDSTVLLWLARKAFYGHVPFPLVHIDTHYKIPEMIEYRDRLTREWHLTMIYGENREALEAKQTFPDGNVDRITCCRNLKTLALRNTLAGTWPRYRFNHETGRYEKDRNTEPFTGVIVGVRADEEGSRSKERYFSPRDRASSWDIGDQPPEFWNYYKVDFAPGTHVRIHPLLDWTELNIWEYIKLENIPTVSLYYDQGEGKRYRSLGCWPCTFPIESDAGTVDEIIDELRSGRLKNVAERAGRAQDKDDGGGLETLRREGYM, from the coding sequence ATGACGGAGATCCTGGTCAACCGATACGCCCACCTTCGCAAACTGGAGAACACCTCCGTGCACATCCTGCGGGAGGCGTACGCCAACTTCAAGAACCTGTGCATGCTGTGGTCCATCGGCAAGGACAGCACGGTGCTGCTGTGGCTGGCCCGCAAGGCGTTCTACGGCCACGTGCCGTTCCCGCTGGTGCACATCGACACCCACTACAAGATCCCCGAGATGATCGAGTACCGGGACCGGCTCACCCGGGAGTGGCACCTCACCATGATCTACGGGGAGAACCGGGAGGCCCTCGAGGCCAAGCAGACCTTCCCCGACGGCAACGTGGACCGGATCACCTGCTGCCGGAACCTCAAGACCCTGGCGCTCCGGAACACCCTGGCCGGCACCTGGCCCCGGTACCGGTTCAACCACGAGACCGGCCGGTACGAGAAGGACAGGAACACCGAGCCGTTCACCGGGGTGATCGTAGGGGTGCGTGCCGACGAGGAGGGCTCGCGGTCCAAGGAGCGGTACTTCTCCCCCCGCGACCGGGCCTCGAGCTGGGACATCGGCGACCAGCCCCCCGAGTTCTGGAACTACTACAAGGTGGACTTCGCGCCGGGCACCCACGTGCGCATCCATCCGCTGCTCGACTGGACCGAGCTCAACATCTGGGAGTACATCAAGCTCGAGAACATCCCCACCGTGTCCCTCTACTACGACCAGGGCGAGGGGAAACGCTACCGCTCCCTGGGGTGCTGGCCGTGCACGTTCCCCATCGAGTCCGACGCCGGCACCGTGGACGAGATCATCGACGAGCTGCGCAGCGGCCGCCTCAAGAACGTGGCCGAGCGCGCCGGCCGGGCCCAGGACAAGGACGACGGCGGCGGCCTCGAGACCCTGCGGCGGGAAGGGTATATGTAG